Part of the Gordonia crocea genome is shown below.
GCAACCGCCGCGGGCCCGGGCCGTGTTGGGCGGCCGCGTCGTGCGGGTTGGCCAGGGCGCAGCGTTCCAGAGACAGGCAGCCGCAGCCGATGCAGCCGTCGAATTCGTCGCGCAGCTGCTGGAGTCGGTGGATGCGCTCGTCGAGTTCGGAGCGCCAACTCGCCGAGAGCCGCTGCCAGTCCTCGCCGGTGGGGATGTGCCCGTCGGGCAGTTTGTCCAGGGCAGCGCCGATCTCGGTGAGCGGGATGCCGACGCGCTGGGCGATGCGGATCAACGCGACGCGGCGCAGCGTGTCGCGGCGATAGCGGCGCTGGTTCCCCGAGGTGCGGCGGGCGGTGATCAGGCCTTTGCGCTCGTAGAAATGCAGGGCCGAGACCGCCACGCCGCTGCGGGCGGAGAGCTCGCCGACGGTGAGTTCGCGCTGGTTCCACTTCGGGTTCTCGGCCACCGGACATCCTCTCACTTGACCTCAACCTTACTTGATGTTTCACAGTGGGGTCATGAGCATGGAAACCACCGCGTGGAACTCGATGTATGCGGCGATGCACGCCGAACAAGACCGGCGCCCGGTCAACGGCGCGACGCTGCGGCGGGTGGCCGGATTCGCCCGCCCCCATCGCCGCCGCCTCCTGTGGTTCTCGGCGGTGAGCATCCTCGTCGCCGTCCTGGCCGTCGCGACGCCGCTGCTGGCCGGGCGCGTCGTCGACGCCATCACCCGGGCCGCCGCTCCGTCGGCGGTCGTCGTCCTGGCATCGGTCATCGCGGTGGTCGCGCTGGCCGAAGCCGGGTTCGGCCTCTTCCAGCGCCGCCTCTCGGCGACGATCGGGGAGGGGCTCATCTTCGACCTGCGGACCGCGGTCTACGACCACGTCCAGACCATGCCGGTGGCCTTCTTCAGCCGCACCCGCACCGGTGCCCTGGTCAGTCGGCTCAACAACGACGTCATCGGCGCGCAGCGCGCCTTCAGCGACACCTTCGCCGGGTTGGTCAGCAACGTCGTCATGCTGGTGCTCGCCCTCGTCGCAATGCTCGCCCTGTCCTGGCAGATCACCGTGCTGGCGCTGGTGCTGCTGCCGGTCTTCCTGCTGCCCGCCCGTCGGATCGGGGCGCGGCTGGCCGGGTTGCAGCGGGAGAAGGCAGGCCACAACGCGGCGATGGGCAACCGCATGACCGAGCGCTTCTCGGCCCCCGGCGCGACGCTGATCAAACTCTTCGGCAGCCCCCGGCGGGAGTCGGCGGAGTTCGCCGCGCGGGCCGGGCGCGTCCGCGACATCGGTGTGCGCAGCGCCATGGTCCAGGAGACCTTCTACGTCACGCTCGTGCTGGTCTCCGCCCTCGCCCTGGCACTGATCTACGGGCTCGGCGGCGTCTTCGCCCTCAACGGCCACCTGCAGGCCGGGACGGTCGTGGCCCTGGCGATGCTGGTGACCCGGCTGTACGCGCCGCTGACCGCCCTGGCCAACGCAAGGGTGGAGTTGATGAGCGCCATGGTCAGCTTCGAGCGGGTCTTCGAAGTCCTCGATTTGCCCCCGCTGATCCGGGAGGCCCCCGATGCCCGCGACGTGCCGCCCGGTCCGCTCGACGTCGAGTTCGACGGGGTGTCCTTCGGCTATCCGGCCGCCGATCGGGTCTCGCTGGCGTCCCTGGAAGAAGTCGCGGTGCTGGACCCCCGTGCGGGCAGCACGGTCCTCGACGATGTCTCGTTCACCGTGCGCGCCGGTCAGACCGTCGCGCTGGTGGGTGCCTCGGGTGCCGGCAAGTCGACGATCGCGGCCCTGGTGCCGCGGTTGTACGACGTGGATGCCGGGTCGGTGCGCGTCGGCGGCGTCGACGTCCGCGACCTGGGCGCGGAGTCGCTGCGCGGCGCGGTCGGCGTGGTCACCCAGGACGGGCACCTGTTCCACGACACGGTGCGGGCCAACCTGACCCTGGGCGCCCCCGACGCCACCGACGAGCAGCTATGGGCCGCTCTGCGGCGGGCCCGGCTCGACCGGCTCGTGGTCGCCCTGCCCGACGGGCTCGACACCGTCGTCGGCGAACGCGGCTACCGGTTCTCCGGCGGCGAGCGCCAACGGATGACGATCGCCCGGGTGCTGTTGGCCCAACCTCGGGTGGTGATCCTCGACGAGGCCACCGCCCACCTCGACTCGACCTCGGAGGCCGCCGTGTCGCAAGCCCTCACCGAGGCCCTGCACGGGCGGACCGCGCTGGTCATCGCCCACCGGCTCTCCACCGTGCGGCAGGCCGATGCGATCCTCGTCGTCGACGACGGGCGCATCGTCGAATCGGGGACCCATGACGAACTACTCGACCTCGCCGGCCGCTACGCACGGCTCTACCGCACCCAGTTCGACGACCCCGAGACGGTGGCTGCGTGAGAACCCCGGCGTAAACGTGACCGCGGGGTGATGCTGGAAGGGTGAGTAACGCCGATTCCCATCCCGCCGTCACAGTCCTGGCGCCGGGGCAGGTGTGCACCGCCACCGAAATCCTCGAGCCCCGCGCGGTGCCGTTGGGCGGCCCGCGGGCGATGACCGTCTACCGCACACTGCCCCAGCACCGCCGGCCCCTGGTGGGGTCCTGGTGCTTTCTGGACCACTACGGACCCGACGACGTCGCGCAGACCGGCGGGATGGCGGTGCCCCGCCACCCGCACACCGGGCTGGCCACCGTCTCGTGGCTCTTCGACGGCCGCATCGACCATCTCGATTCCGGTGGGAACGCCGCGGAGGTCCGGCCGGGGGAGTTGAACGTGATGATCGCCGGGCGCGGCATCACCCACCAGGAGATCAGCACCCCGGACACACGCTCGTTGCACGGGGTGCAGCTCTGGTACGCCCTGCCCGAGTCGACGCGGTTCAGCGAGAACCACTTCGAGCACTACGCGCCGCCCAGGGTGCAGGCGCCCGGCCTGACCGCGCTGGTGTTCCTCGGGGAGTTGCTGGGGTCGGCGTCGCCGGTGCGCACGCGCACCCCCGACCTGCTCGGCGCCGAGCTGTCGCTGGAGCCGACGGCGTCGGTGAGCCTGGCGGTGCGCGCCGACTTCGAGCACGCGGTGCTGGCCGAATCAGCGCCGATCACCGTCAACGGCGCTCACGCCGAGCATCGGTCGCTGGCCTATGTGCCGCCCGGGGCGGACACGGTGCGGATCGACGCCGGCCCGGCGGGGGCCCGGGTGATCCTCCTGGGCGGGATCCCGTTCGACGAGCAGATCGTCATGTGGTGGAACTTCGTCGGTCGCAGCCACGACGAGATCGTCGAGTTCCGCCGTCGGTATCAGGCCGAACTCGGCTTCGACGCCCCCGACCCGGCCGACGACGGCAAGCCGCCGCTGTTCGGCCCGTACCCGGCGGACCAGCCGGCCCCGTGGCCCGCGCCGCCGATGCCGGCGACGCGCCTGCGCCCGCGGTGACCGCCGCTCCGCCCGGGATGATGCCGGGTCAGCTCAGGACGAACACCGGGATCTCGCGATCGGTCTTCACCTGGTACTCGGCGTAGGGCGGGAAGGCGTCGACGGCCAGTTCCCACCAGTGCGCCCGCTCGTCGCCGGTGACCTCGCGCGCGGTCAACTCGAAAACGCGCTCGCCGTCCTGAACGGTGACCCGCGGGTTGGCCTTGACGTTGTAGTACCACGACGGGTTGTCGGGAGCGCCGCCCTTCGACGCCACCATGGCGTAGCTGCCGTTCTCCTCGACCCGCATCAACGGGACATACCGCTGCTTGCCGGTCTTGGCGCCGGTGGTGGTGAACAGGACCACCGCGCGACCGTTGATGCCCACGCCGTCGGTGGTGCCCTCGGCGAGGATTTGTTCGGTCTGCTTGCGGACCCACTCGGTGGGGCTTAGTTCTGGTTGGCTGCTCATGCGTTGGCCAACAATCCCCTCATCGCTGATATTCCACCGTCGCTGATATTCCGCCGGCCAGGGGGTCGGCACCCGGTCAGGGTGGGTTCGGCAGTGTCCGGCCGATCAGCGTGAGCACGGCGATCGCCCCGGCCTTGTCCAGCGGCTCGTTGCCGTTGCCGCATTTGGGCGACTGCACACACGAGGGACAGCCCTTCTCGCAGGCGCAGCCCGACACCGCCGCCGCGGTGGCCTCGACCCACTGTGCGAAGGCCTCGTAGCCGCGATCGGCGAAACCGGCACCGCCGGGATAGCCGTCGTAGACGTAGACCGTCGGCAGGCCGGTGTCGGCGTGCAGGTTGGTCGACAGCCCGCCGATGTCCCAGCGGTCACACGTCGCCACCAGCGGCAGCATGCCGATCATCGCGTGCTCGGCGGCGTGCAGCGCGCCGGGCAGCGATACCTCGGTGACCCCGGCCTCGGCGAGGGCCTCGGGGGTCAGCGTGTACTGCACCGCGCGGGTCGGCAGCGTCTGCGGTGGCAGGTCGAGGGGGACCGAGTCGAGGATTTCCCCGCCCGGCAGTTTGCGCAGATATCCGATGACTTGCGAGGTCACCGTCGCCTCGACGAGCGCGACGTGCAGCGGGCCGTGGTCCTGCGCGTCGACGGTCGCGGTCACCTCGACCTCGGTGGTGTCCCGCGCGGAGGTAGTCCACTCCGGTTCCTCCGGGTGGACCAGGGCCAGCCCGTCGTCGAGGTCCAACTCGTCGACGACGTAGGAGGCGCCCTGGTGGATGTGCACCGCGCCCGGGTGCACGGTGGAGAGGGCCCGCGCCGTGTCGACCGTGCCCAACAGGCGCGACGTCGAGGTGTCGACGATGAGGATCTGCCCGCCGATCCCGCCGCGGATGTCGATGTCGGCATGCGGCTCCACCCCGGCGGCGAGGTACCAACCGGCCTTCCGCCGGCGCAGCAGTCCTTCCGCGGTCAATTCGTCGACCTGTGCCTCGACGCCGAGGCGGGCCACCTCGTCGGGTTTGAGGGGTAGTTCGGCGGCGGCACACAACAGGTGCGGCTTGAGGACGTAAGGGTTGGTCGGGTCGAAGACCGTGGCCTCGACAGGTTTGCGCAGTAGCGCCTCGGGGTGGTGGACCAGATAGGTGTCGAGCGGGTCGTCGCGGGCGACGAGGACCACCGCCGACGCGGCCCCGCGCCGACCCGCGCGCCCGGCCTGCTGCCAGAACGAGGCGACCGTGCCCGGGTAGCCGGCGATGACCACCGCGTCCAGGCCGCTGATGTCCACGCCGAGTTCGAGGGCGTTGGTGGTGGCCACCCCGAGCAACTCGCCGTCGGCGATGGCCCGCTCGAGCCGCCGCCGATCGTCGGCGAGATACCCGGCGCGGTAGGCGGCGACCCGCCCGGCGAGCTCAGGGGCGGTCGACGCCAACAGCCCGGCGGCGGTGCGGGCGGTGATCTCCGCGCCGCGGCGGCTGCGCACGAAGCACAGCGTGCGCGCCCCCTCGATGACGAAGTCGGCCAGGATGCGCCCGGCCTCGGCGCCGGCCGAGCGGCGGACCGGCGCGCCGTTCTCGCCGGTGACCTCGGGCAGGAAATCCGGCTCCCACAGTGCGACGGTTCTCTCCCCGGTCGGCGATGCGTCCTGCGTCACCTCGTGGGCGGGTTCGCCGATCAGCCGGGTCAGCGTGGCAGCCGGGGCCGCCGTGGTGGCGCTGGCGGCGATGACCACCGGATCGGCCCCCGCCGCGCGGGCCACCCGCAGCAGGCGCCGCAGCACCAGCGCCGTGTGGGCGCCGAAGACGCCGCGGTAGTGGTGGCACTCGTCGACGACGATGTAGCGCAGCTGCCGCAGGAACTGCTGCCAGCGGTGGTGGCCGGACAGGATGCCGATGTGGCACATGTCCGGGTTGGTGAACAGGATCCGCGAGTTCGCCCGCGCCCACTGGCGCATTTGCGCGTCGGTGTCGCCGTCGTAAGTACATGGGGCGAGTCGGGTGAAATCCGGATCGGTGGCGAGAATGGTTGTGAGAGAACGTAATTGGTCGACACCCAGGGCTTTGGTCGGTGCGAGGTAGAGGGCCGTGGCCGCGTGGTCGTGCAGCAGGGTCTGCAGGACCGGGAGCTGGTAGGCCAACGATTTGCCCGACGCGGTGCCGGTCGCGATGACCACGTGGCGCCCGGCGAAGGCGTGCTCGGCGGCGGCGATCTGGTGCTCCCAAGGCCGGTACAGCCCGGTTTCGGCGTAGGCCGCGACAATCCGCGGGTCGAGCCACTCGGGCCACGCGGCGAAGCGCGCGGTCGCGGCGGGGATCACTTCGGTGTGGGTGACCGGGGAGGAATCGGGGTCGGTGCCGGCGAGCGCGGCACGCAACAGCTCCTCGCCATACGAACCGGTCATTGCGCCAAACCCTGCCTGCAGCTGTCGAATCTGCTGCCTGACAAATCTATCCATTCGGCCGACACTTATGCCCAATCGGGTCGTCGGACTATCCTCTCGCCGCCGAACGTGGTTGACTGAACGCGGTCGCACGATTTGGCCGTGTCTCGGGGGATCTCCCCGCCGCAGTCCGGATCTTGTTGCGAGCGTTGTACTTGGGTTTGGTTTCGCGGAACACCGCAGGCTTTCACGCAGGAATGGCGGTCGGAACCGGCCGCGACGAGAGACATCCTCCCGTCGCAATCAGTAAATATGTGAAGGAATGCAGTAATGGCACAGGGAACTGTGAAGTGGTTCAACGCGGAAAAGGGCTTCGGCTTCATCGCGCCCGACGAGGGAAACGGTGACGTGTTTGTGCACTACTCGGAGATCCAGGGATCCGGTTTCCGCACCCTGGAAGAGAACCAGCGTGTCGAGTTCGAGGTCGGCCAGGGCACCAAGGGCCCGCAGG
Proteins encoded:
- the soxR gene encoding redox-sensitive transcriptional activator SoxR — encoded protein: MAENPKWNQRELTVGELSARSGVAVSALHFYERKGLITARRTSGNQRRYRRDTLRRVALIRIAQRVGIPLTEIGAALDKLPDGHIPTGEDWQRLSASWRSELDERIHRLQQLRDEFDGCIGCGCLSLERCALANPHDAAAQHGPGPRRLLES
- a CDS encoding ABC transporter ATP-binding protein encodes the protein MSMETTAWNSMYAAMHAEQDRRPVNGATLRRVAGFARPHRRRLLWFSAVSILVAVLAVATPLLAGRVVDAITRAAAPSAVVVLASVIAVVALAEAGFGLFQRRLSATIGEGLIFDLRTAVYDHVQTMPVAFFSRTRTGALVSRLNNDVIGAQRAFSDTFAGLVSNVVMLVLALVAMLALSWQITVLALVLLPVFLLPARRIGARLAGLQREKAGHNAAMGNRMTERFSAPGATLIKLFGSPRRESAEFAARAGRVRDIGVRSAMVQETFYVTLVLVSALALALIYGLGGVFALNGHLQAGTVVALAMLVTRLYAPLTALANARVELMSAMVSFERVFEVLDLPPLIREAPDARDVPPGPLDVEFDGVSFGYPAADRVSLASLEEVAVLDPRAGSTVLDDVSFTVRAGQTVALVGASGAGKSTIAALVPRLYDVDAGSVRVGGVDVRDLGAESLRGAVGVVTQDGHLFHDTVRANLTLGAPDATDEQLWAALRRARLDRLVVALPDGLDTVVGERGYRFSGGERQRMTIARVLLAQPRVVILDEATAHLDSTSEAAVSQALTEALHGRTALVIAHRLSTVRQADAILVVDDGRIVESGTHDELLDLAGRYARLYRTQFDDPETVAA
- a CDS encoding pirin family protein, which produces MSNADSHPAVTVLAPGQVCTATEILEPRAVPLGGPRAMTVYRTLPQHRRPLVGSWCFLDHYGPDDVAQTGGMAVPRHPHTGLATVSWLFDGRIDHLDSGGNAAEVRPGELNVMIAGRGITHQEISTPDTRSLHGVQLWYALPESTRFSENHFEHYAPPRVQAPGLTALVFLGELLGSASPVRTRTPDLLGAELSLEPTASVSLAVRADFEHAVLAESAPITVNGAHAEHRSLAYVPPGADTVRIDAGPAGARVILLGGIPFDEQIVMWWNFVGRSHDEIVEFRRRYQAELGFDAPDPADDGKPPLFGPYPADQPAPWPAPPMPATRLRPR
- a CDS encoding nitroreductase family deazaflavin-dependent oxidoreductase: MSSQPELSPTEWVRKQTEQILAEGTTDGVGINGRAVVLFTTTGAKTGKQRYVPLMRVEENGSYAMVASKGGAPDNPSWYYNVKANPRVTVQDGERVFELTAREVTGDERAHWWELAVDAFPPYAEYQVKTDREIPVFVLS
- a CDS encoding DEAD/DEAH box helicase; its protein translation is MTGSYGEELLRAALAGTDPDSSPVTHTEVIPAATARFAAWPEWLDPRIVAAYAETGLYRPWEHQIAAAEHAFAGRHVVIATGTASGKSLAYQLPVLQTLLHDHAATALYLAPTKALGVDQLRSLTTILATDPDFTRLAPCTYDGDTDAQMRQWARANSRILFTNPDMCHIGILSGHHRWQQFLRQLRYIVVDECHHYRGVFGAHTALVLRRLLRVARAAGADPVVIAASATTAAPAATLTRLIGEPAHEVTQDASPTGERTVALWEPDFLPEVTGENGAPVRRSAGAEAGRILADFVIEGARTLCFVRSRRGAEITARTAAGLLASTAPELAGRVAAYRAGYLADDRRRLERAIADGELLGVATTNALELGVDISGLDAVVIAGYPGTVASFWQQAGRAGRRGAASAVVLVARDDPLDTYLVHHPEALLRKPVEATVFDPTNPYVLKPHLLCAAAELPLKPDEVARLGVEAQVDELTAEGLLRRRKAGWYLAAGVEPHADIDIRGGIGGQILIVDTSTSRLLGTVDTARALSTVHPGAVHIHQGASYVVDELDLDDGLALVHPEEPEWTTSARDTTEVEVTATVDAQDHGPLHVALVEATVTSQVIGYLRKLPGGEILDSVPLDLPPQTLPTRAVQYTLTPEALAEAGVTEVSLPGALHAAEHAMIGMLPLVATCDRWDIGGLSTNLHADTGLPTVYVYDGYPGGAGFADRGYEAFAQWVEATAAAVSGCACEKGCPSCVQSPKCGNGNEPLDKAGAIAVLTLIGRTLPNPP
- a CDS encoding cold-shock protein: MAQGTVKWFNAEKGFGFIAPDEGNGDVFVHYSEIQGSGFRTLEENQRVEFEVGQGTKGPQATGVRAV